Proteins from one Novipirellula caenicola genomic window:
- a CDS encoding cytochrome C oxidase subunit IV family protein produces the protein MSAHNSASSDHGSGEHREGYDFAHPLPLPILFGVFAALVFLTIVTVAQASFDLGGLDVVIVMAIATVKATLVVLFFMHVLYDKPFNAVVFISSFVFLAIFIIATLSDSRLTSDDTILVDDAVVTTSDS, from the coding sequence ATGTCCGCTCACAATTCCGCATCTTCCGACCACGGCTCCGGTGAACATCGTGAAGGGTACGATTTCGCTCACCCCTTGCCGCTGCCGATCCTGTTTGGCGTCTTCGCCGCGCTTGTCTTTTTGACGATCGTGACGGTTGCCCAAGCCAGTTTTGATCTCGGTGGTCTTGATGTGGTGATTGTGATGGCGATTGCCACGGTCAAAGCAACGCTTGTGGTGCTGTTCTTTATGCACGTGTTGTATGACAAACCATTCAATGCGGTGGTGTTCATCTCGTCGTTTGTGTTTTTGGCGATCTTTATCATCGCAACACTCAGCGACAGTCGATTGACTTCGGACGACACCATTTTGGTGGATGACGCCGTCGTAACCACCTCCGATTCCTAA